A window of Psychromonas sp. CNPT3 contains these coding sequences:
- the agaV gene encoding PTS N-acetylgalactosamine transporter subunit IIB, which yields MPNIVLSRIDERLVHGQVGVQWVGFVNANLVIVANDVVAKDEIQQNLMEMVVADGIGIRFWSLQKTIDTIHKAADRQKILLVCKNPSDFLTLVNGGIELSRINVGNMHFIQGKEQIHKTVSVDENDISAFKALQEKGIESYIQGVPTEKETDLYTLL from the coding sequence ATGCCAAATATCGTGTTAAGCCGTATAGATGAACGTTTAGTACATGGGCAAGTCGGCGTGCAGTGGGTTGGGTTTGTGAATGCAAACTTAGTGATAGTGGCTAATGATGTCGTTGCCAAAGATGAAATACAACAAAATCTAATGGAAATGGTTGTTGCTGATGGTATTGGCATTCGCTTTTGGAGCCTACAAAAAACCATCGATACTATCCATAAAGCAGCGGATAGACAAAAAATATTATTAGTCTGTAAAAACCCAAGTGATTTTTTAACATTAGTAAATGGTGGTATTGAATTATCAAGGATCAATGTGGGAAATATGCATTTTATTCAAGGTAAAGAGCAGATCCATAAAACGGTTTCTGTCGATGAAAACGATATTAGTGCCTTTAAAGCGTTGCAAGAAAAAGGCATAGAAAGCTACATTCAAGGTGTTCCAACAGAAAAAGAGACGGATCTTTATACATTACTTTAA
- the agaW gene encoding PTS N-acetylgalactosamine transporter subunit IIC, with the protein MEIGIIQALMLGLLAFIAGLDLFNGLTHMHRPVVLGPLVGLILGDLQTGILVGGTLELVWMGLAPLAGAQPPNVIIGTIVGATFAITTGVSAEVAVGIAVPFAVAVQMGITLLFSAMSPMMSKCDVMAAEGNTRGIELVNYFALSVLGTFYFLCAFLPIYFGAEHAGAFVEALPKNLIDGLGVAGGIMPAVGFAILMKIMMKNIYIPYFILGFVAAAWLELPILAIACAALAMALIDFMKKNEPATVKKEEIEDGI; encoded by the coding sequence ATGGAAATTGGCATCATACAGGCATTAATGCTTGGTCTACTTGCTTTTATCGCAGGTTTAGATTTATTTAATGGCTTAACACACATGCACAGACCGGTGGTCTTAGGACCACTTGTTGGTTTGATACTTGGGGATTTACAAACAGGTATTCTAGTCGGTGGTACTTTAGAATTAGTGTGGATGGGTCTTGCACCACTTGCTGGCGCACAGCCACCAAATGTAATTATTGGAACTATCGTGGGCGCAACCTTTGCGATCACTACCGGTGTTTCTGCTGAAGTTGCAGTTGGCATTGCCGTTCCTTTTGCGGTTGCCGTACAAATGGGTATCACTTTATTATTCTCTGCTATGTCACCAATGATGTCGAAATGTGATGTTATGGCGGCAGAAGGTAATACTCGTGGTATTGAACTGGTTAACTATTTTGCGTTAAGTGTATTGGGTACGTTTTACTTCTTATGTGCTTTTTTACCGATTTATTTTGGCGCCGAGCATGCGGGCGCATTTGTTGAAGCATTACCTAAAAATCTGATTGATGGACTTGGTGTTGCCGGTGGGATCATGCCTGCGGTTGGTTTTGCTATTTTAATGAAAATCATGATGAAAAATATTTACATTCCTTATTTCATCTTAGGTTTTGTGGCTGCTGCTTGGTTAGAGCTTCCTATTTTAGCGATTGCATGTGCAGCGCTAGCGATGGCTTTAATTGATTTTATGAAAAAAAATGAACCTGCGACAGTAAAGAAAGAGGAGATTGAAGATGGGATCTAA
- the agaR gene encoding transcriptional repressor AgaR, which yields MKTTSERRELILFHLHQKGSVQVADLAEMFSVSTVTIRNDLGALEKKGIVTRAYGGAYLNKANISLTEYSIDQKSKFNDVIKQRIGKLAATLINEGDSIILDSGTTTSQIAEHLQNIKNVIVMTNGINVANALIKSPGIEILITGGHLRRKSLSFFGSQAEQSLKQYHFNKLFLGVDGFHLEKGISTHNEPEAQLNRAMCEVADEIIVVTDSSKFSNISLHKILDSKRVDTVITDDGISENDLASLKQLGIKVLLVEK from the coding sequence ATGAAAACAACAAGTGAAAGACGTGAATTGATCCTCTTTCATCTGCACCAAAAAGGCAGTGTTCAGGTCGCAGACTTAGCAGAAATGTTTAGTGTATCCACCGTAACCATTCGCAATGATTTAGGTGCACTTGAAAAGAAAGGGATTGTAACCCGTGCTTATGGGGGGGCTTATTTGAATAAAGCAAATATTAGCCTGACGGAGTACAGTATCGATCAAAAAAGTAAATTTAATGATGTGATCAAACAACGAATTGGAAAATTAGCTGCCACGCTTATTAATGAGGGTGATTCTATTATTCTAGATTCGGGTACCACAACATCACAAATAGCAGAGCATTTACAAAATATTAAAAATGTCATTGTGATGACCAATGGGATCAACGTTGCCAATGCCCTGATAAAATCGCCAGGCATAGAAATACTGATCACAGGAGGACATTTACGCCGTAAGTCCTTATCTTTTTTTGGTTCTCAAGCAGAGCAATCTTTGAAACAATATCATTTTAATAAATTGTTTTTAGGGGTGGATGGTTTCCATTTAGAAAAAGGTATTAGCACACATAATGAACCCGAAGCTCAATTAAATAGGGCGATGTGTGAAGTTGCAGATGAAATTATTGTGGTCACTGATTCGTCTAAATTTTCAAATATTAGTTTACATAAAATACTCGACTCTAAACGTGTCGATACCGTGATCACCGATGATGGTATCTCTGAGAATGACTTAGCAAGTTTAAAACAACTGGGTATTAAAGTTCTCTTAGTTGAGAAATAA
- the agaF gene encoding PTS galactosamine/N-acetylgalactosamine transporter subunit IIA produces MLGVIISGHGGFASGMEKAMLQIVGLQDQVQAIDFPEESTSELLESQFKKAFAKVDSGDGVIFLTDLLGGTPFRTASMIALEKEKVEVITGCNLQMILESLLERDELTISDFKEFSLASGHRGMTSLKDELQKSKEPQKEDEDGI; encoded by the coding sequence ATGTTAGGTGTCATTATTAGTGGGCATGGTGGATTTGCCAGTGGTATGGAAAAAGCGATGTTACAAATCGTGGGCTTACAAGATCAAGTGCAAGCGATAGATTTTCCGGAAGAGTCGACAAGTGAGTTATTAGAGAGTCAATTTAAAAAAGCATTTGCTAAAGTAGACAGTGGTGACGGGGTTATTTTCTTAACGGATTTATTAGGCGGCACGCCATTTAGAACCGCATCTATGATAGCGCTTGAAAAAGAAAAAGTAGAAGTTATTACCGGCTGTAATTTACAAATGATTTTAGAAAGTTTATTAGAGCGAGATGAATTAACGATCAGTGATTTTAAAGAATTTTCACTTGCATCCGGGCATCGTGGTATGACAAGTTTGAAAGATGAATTACAAAAATCCAAAGAGCCTCAAAAGGAAGATGAAGACGGAATTTAA
- the rplI gene encoding 50S ribosomal protein L9 — protein MEIILQDTVANLGKLGDKVSVKSGYARNFLFPQQKAVPANKANLEAFEARRAELEAKQAANLAAATERGNALNALEAIVITSKSGDEGKLFGSIGTRDIADAITLAGVAVVKSEVRLPEGALRNIGTYEINVSVHSDVTSTLTIEVVAAE, from the coding sequence ATGGAAATTATTCTACAAGATACAGTTGCTAACCTTGGTAAACTTGGCGATAAAGTAAGTGTTAAATCAGGTTACGCACGTAACTTCCTTTTCCCACAGCAAAAAGCTGTTCCAGCAAACAAAGCAAACTTAGAAGCTTTTGAGGCACGTCGTGCTGAATTAGAAGCTAAGCAAGCGGCGAACTTAGCTGCAGCTACAGAGCGTGGAAATGCACTTAACGCTTTAGAAGCGATCGTGATCACTTCTAAATCAGGCGATGAAGGCAAACTATTCGGCTCAATCGGTACACGTGATATTGCAGATGCAATTACACTTGCTGGTGTTGCTGTTGTTAAAAGTGAAGTTCGTCTTCCTGAAGGCGCTTTACGTAACATTGGTACTTATGAAATTAACGTTTCTGTACATTCAGATGTTACTAGCACTCTTACAATTGAAGTTGTTGCTGCTGAGTAA
- the prfB gene encoding peptide chain release factor 2 (programmed frameshift): protein MFEINPVLHKVKELSERAQLLRGYLDYDVKVERLEEVTRELESPEVWNDPERAQALGKERSALELIVETIKALEIGCDEILMLVELAVDEQDQDTFDEAANETLELEKKLEVLEFRRMFSGKNDSCSCYLDIQSGSGGTEAQDWANMLLRMYLRWGEANGYKTELMEVSAGDVAGIKGATIRFSGEYAYGWLRTETGVHRLVRKSPFDSSGKRHTSFASAFVYPEVEDNIDIVINPAELRIDVYRASGAGGQHVNTTESAVRITHLPTNIVVQCQNDRSQHKNKDQAMKQLKAKLYEHEVQIQNVEKQISEDNKSDIGWGSQIRSYVLDDARIKDLRTGVESRNPQRVLDGELNEFIEASLKSGL, encoded by the exons ATGTTTGAAATTAATCCTGTTTTACATAAAGTAAAAGAGCTTTCTGAGCGTGCGCAATTACTCCGGGGGTATCTT GACTATGATGTCAAAGTGGAGCGTTTAGAAGAAGTGACACGTGAGCTTGAATCTCCTGAAGTATGGAATGATCCCGAGAGAGCACAAGCATTAGGTAAAGAGCGTAGCGCATTAGAGCTTATCGTTGAAACTATCAAAGCACTCGAAATCGGTTGTGATGAGATATTGATGTTAGTTGAGTTGGCTGTTGATGAGCAAGATCAAGATACCTTTGATGAGGCCGCTAATGAAACTCTCGAATTAGAAAAAAAACTTGAAGTCCTTGAATTTCGTCGCATGTTTTCGGGTAAAAATGACAGTTGTTCTTGTTACTTGGATATTCAATCTGGCTCTGGCGGAACGGAAGCTCAAGATTGGGCCAATATGCTACTGCGCATGTATTTACGCTGGGGCGAAGCCAATGGCTATAAAACAGAATTAATGGAAGTGTCGGCAGGTGATGTCGCTGGTATAAAAGGGGCAACAATTCGCTTCTCGGGTGAATATGCATATGGCTGGTTACGTACTGAAACCGGCGTACATCGCTTAGTACGTAAATCACCGTTTGATTCATCAGGCAAACGCCACACTTCTTTTGCGTCTGCTTTTGTGTACCCTGAAGTTGAAGATAATATTGATATAGTGATCAATCCTGCTGAGTTGCGTATTGATGTATACCGAGCGTCAGGCGCCGGCGGGCAACATGTCAATACCACTGAGTCGGCGGTACGTATTACGCATTTACCGACCAATATAGTGGTGCAGTGTCAAAATGATCGCTCACAGCATAAGAATAAAGATCAGGCAATGAAGCAGTTAAAAGCCAAATTGTATGAGCATGAAGTACAAATTCAAAATGTAGAAAAACAAATCAGCGAAGATAATAAATCGGATATTGGCTGGGGTAGTCAAATTCGTTCGTACGTTTTAGATGATGCACGTATAAAAGATTTAAGAACCGGGGTTGAGAGTCGTAACCCACAGCGAGTGCTTGATGGCGAGTTAAATGAATTTATCGAAGCCAGCTTAAAATCAGGACTTTAA
- the rpsF gene encoding 30S ribosomal protein S6 has protein sequence MRHYEIVFMVHPDQSEQVNGMIERYTTSITEAGGTIHRLEDWGRRQLAYPINKLHKAHYVLMNIEAEQNVLDDLENAFRFNDAVIRTMIMRTKTAVTEASVVAKAREERSERADRAPRAPRPEARTETTA, from the coding sequence ATGCGTCATTATGAAATCGTATTTATGGTTCACCCAGATCAGAGTGAACAAGTTAATGGTATGATCGAACGTTACACTACTTCTATTACAGAAGCTGGCGGTACGATCCATCGTCTAGAAGACTGGGGCCGTCGTCAACTAGCGTACCCAATCAATAAACTACACAAAGCACACTATGTTCTTATGAACATTGAAGCAGAGCAAAATGTACTCGATGACTTGGAAAATGCTTTCCGTTTCAACGATGCTGTGATCCGTACTATGATCATGCGTACTAAAACAGCTGTGACTGAAGCATCTGTAGTGGCAAAAGCAAGAGAAGAACGTTCTGAACGTGCTGATCGTGCTCCTCGTGCCCCACGCCCAGAAGCTAGAACAGAAACAACTGCATAA
- the lysS gene encoding lysine--tRNA ligase — MSEKNQSEAPTVELSEILAQRLAKLDAMREKGNAFPNDFRRKNISDELHEKYDDKTKEELDELAVDVSIAGRMMTRRIMGKASFATIQDMGGRIQVYVVRDNLAVDFYNTEFKKWDLGDIIGAQGRLFKTKTNELSIKVSEIRILTKALRPLPDKFHGLTDIESRYRQRYLDLIANDNSRRTFILRNKIVNSIRQYLNDRDFMEVETPMLQAIPGGATAKPFETFHNALDLPMYLRIAPELNLKRLVVGGFERVFEINRSFRNEGTSTRHNPEFTMIEFYQAYADYIDLMNLTEDMLRHITETVLGSSVVKYGEEEFDFGKPFIRMTMKESILEYNDEIKAEELDSMEALQALAKRLNIHLKDNWGAGKVLTEIFEETAEHKLMQPTFITAYPAEVSPLARRSDNDPDVTDRFEFFVGGRELANGFSELNDAQDQAQRFRDQVAQKDAGDDEAMFYDADYIVALEHGLPPTAGEGIGIDRLVMLFTDSHTIRDVLLFPHMRPQNK; from the coding sequence ATGTCAGAGAAAAATCAAAGTGAAGCACCTACAGTAGAGCTAAGTGAAATTTTAGCGCAACGTTTAGCAAAGCTTGATGCTATGCGTGAAAAGGGTAATGCATTTCCAAACGATTTCCGTCGTAAAAATATTTCTGATGAATTACATGAAAAATATGATGATAAAACAAAAGAAGAATTAGACGAACTTGCTGTTGATGTGAGTATCGCGGGTCGAATGATGACGCGTCGTATTATGGGTAAAGCTAGTTTTGCAACCATTCAAGATATGGGCGGACGTATTCAAGTTTACGTGGTGCGTGATAACCTGGCTGTTGATTTTTATAATACTGAATTTAAGAAATGGGATCTTGGCGATATAATTGGCGCGCAAGGGCGTCTATTTAAAACTAAAACCAATGAACTGAGTATTAAAGTTTCAGAAATTCGTATTCTGACTAAGGCGCTACGCCCATTACCAGATAAGTTCCATGGTTTAACCGATATTGAGTCACGCTATCGTCAACGTTATTTAGACTTGATCGCCAATGATAACTCTCGTCGTACTTTCATACTGCGCAATAAAATCGTTAACTCTATCCGTCAGTACCTAAATGACCGTGATTTTATGGAAGTTGAAACGCCAATGTTACAAGCTATACCTGGCGGCGCAACGGCGAAACCATTTGAAACTTTCCATAATGCACTTGATTTACCGATGTACTTACGTATTGCACCAGAGCTTAATTTAAAACGTTTAGTGGTTGGTGGTTTTGAACGTGTATTTGAAATAAATCGCAGTTTCCGTAATGAAGGTACTTCTACTCGCCATAATCCTGAATTTACGATGATAGAATTTTATCAGGCATATGCAGATTACATCGATTTGATGAACCTTACTGAAGATATGTTACGCCATATTACAGAAACAGTATTAGGCTCAAGCGTTGTTAAATATGGTGAAGAAGAATTTGATTTTGGAAAACCATTTATTCGCATGACCATGAAAGAGTCAATTCTTGAGTACAATGATGAGATAAAAGCAGAAGAGTTAGATAGCATGGAAGCACTACAAGCGCTTGCGAAACGTTTAAACATTCATCTGAAAGATAATTGGGGTGCGGGTAAAGTTCTGACTGAGATCTTTGAAGAAACAGCAGAGCATAAACTAATGCAACCTACCTTTATTACGGCTTACCCTGCAGAGGTTTCTCCTCTTGCACGTCGTAGTGATAATGATCCTGATGTGACAGATCGTTTTGAATTCTTTGTAGGTGGTCGTGAGCTTGCAAATGGTTTCTCAGAGCTAAATGACGCACAAGATCAAGCGCAACGTTTTAGAGATCAAGTGGCACAAAAAGATGCTGGTGATGATGAAGCGATGTTCTATGATGCAGATTACATTGTTGCTTTAGAGCATGGTCTACCACCAACAGCGGGAGAAGGCATCGGTATTGATCGCTTAGTCATGCTGTTTACAGATAGCCATACTATCCGTGACGTATTGTTATTCCCGCATATGCGTCCACAAAATAAATAA
- the rpsR gene encoding 30S ribosomal protein S18, whose protein sequence is MARYFRRRKFCRFTAEGVSEIDYKDVTTLKNYITESGKIVPSRITGTCAKYQRQLARAIKRARYLSLIPYTDLHK, encoded by the coding sequence ATGGCTCGTTACTTCCGCCGTCGTAAATTCTGTCGCTTCACTGCTGAAGGTGTTAGCGAAATTGATTACAAAGACGTAACTACGTTAAAAAATTACATCACTGAAAGTGGTAAAATCGTACCTAGCCGTATTACTGGCACATGTGCGAAATACCAACGTCAACTAGCGCGCGCTATCAAACGTGCACGTTACTTGTCACTTATCCCTTACACAGATTTACACAAGTAA
- the priB gene encoding primosomal replication protein N encodes MTENFLRLSGNITEKPTFKVSPSGVEHCYFTIEHRSMQKEAELPRNVYCYMQIVISGTLATQLKNTLSKGMQLRISGFIAYQKSANNLGKLVLHAQYIEQI; translated from the coding sequence GTGACTGAAAACTTTTTGCGTTTATCCGGCAATATCACTGAAAAACCTACGTTTAAAGTGAGCCCGAGTGGTGTTGAACATTGTTATTTTACAATTGAACATCGTTCTATGCAAAAAGAAGCTGAATTACCACGTAACGTATATTGTTATATGCAAATCGTTATTAGTGGAACACTCGCTACTCAGTTAAAAAATACATTATCGAAAGGTATGCAACTTAGGATAAGTGGTTTTATCGCTTATCAGAAAAGCGCCAATAATCTTGGCAAATTAGTTTTGCATGCTCAGTACATAGAACAAATTTGA
- a CDS encoding histidine phosphatase family protein, whose product MTTLYFMRHAESEANLADILASQLDFPLTETGKKDAQQIAKEVQQNHPIDHIICSSLIRAQQTAAPFAELFSLTPSIDSRVIEQDLGKYAGKTYAELEDEPKYCHDRNLRWNWVPEGKGESYAMIASRLQPFFDDMFKAEQEHILIITHAVTLRLIKAILLNILPDYPKDIAHNGEIWEVKLTEKGNVHHIKSHFYGESKLFANKA is encoded by the coding sequence ATGACCACTCTCTATTTTATGCGCCACGCAGAAAGCGAAGCGAATCTTGCAGATATACTCGCATCACAACTTGATTTTCCGCTCACAGAAACAGGAAAAAAAGATGCGCAACAAATTGCAAAAGAAGTACAACAAAACCATCCTATTGATCATATTATTTGTTCATCTCTTATTCGAGCGCAACAAACCGCTGCCCCTTTTGCTGAGTTGTTTTCATTAACACCGAGTATTGACTCTCGTGTTATTGAGCAAGATTTAGGGAAATATGCAGGGAAAACCTACGCTGAATTAGAAGATGAGCCGAAATACTGCCACGATAGAAACTTACGCTGGAATTGGGTTCCTGAAGGTAAAGGAGAGTCCTATGCGATGATAGCGTCGCGTTTACAGCCTTTCTTTGACGATATGTTTAAAGCGGAGCAAGAGCATATTTTAATTATTACTCACGCAGTAACCTTACGTTTAATCAAGGCCATTTTACTTAATATCCTGCCTGACTATCCAAAAGATATCGCCCATAATGGTGAGATTTGGGAAGTGAAATTAACCGAAAAAGGTAACGTTCACCACATAAAATCACACTTTTATGGTGAAAGTAAATTATTCGCAAACAAAGCTTAA